One window of Trichomycterus rosablanca isolate fTriRos1 chromosome 2, fTriRos1.hap1, whole genome shotgun sequence genomic DNA carries:
- the cdc27 gene encoding cell division cycle protein 27 homolog, with protein MTVLQEPVQAAVWHALNHYAYRDAVFLAERLYAEVHSEEALFLLATCYYRSGKAYKAYHLLKGHSCTTPQCKYLLAKCCVELSKLAEGEQILTGGVLNKQKSQDDIVTEFGDSSCFTLALLGQIYCKTDRLSKGAECYQKSLTENPFLWSPFESLCQIGERPDPEQVFKLTSLQNFSWGSGGGTNYFPMSPAHTPSHNIAHRQIDSVLMETPQDTLELNRLNLESSNSKYSSLNTDSSMSYIDSSVISPDSAPLGTGGSLLSKQVQNKPKSGRCLLGGTATMSPITPSFGILPLEPSPGDPVYLQNCSHSGTGMVPPPPPGPTKKTVSRISQVGTKSVFAQSGNSREVIPNPFNQTQTTAPQTSTTPQVLSPTIAAPPNVQPRRSSRLFTSASSTAKENSKKLKMKFPTKIPNRKTKTKTGKGGITPSSLNESIEILKLDSSISEGRGNISSPQFQAFTMQKAAADGLMSLMRDIGRGYLALCSYNCREAINILSQLPAHHYNTGWVLGQIGRAHFELAEYMQAERIFSEVRRIESYRVEGMEIYSTTLWHLQKDVALSALSKDLTDMDKNSPEPWCVAGNCFSLQREHDIAIKFFTRAIQVDPSFAYAYTLLGHELVLTEELEKALGCFRNAIRLNKRHYNAWYGLGMIYYKQEKFNLAEIHFKKALSINPQSSVLLCHIGVVQHALKKSDHALETLNRAISIDPKNPLCKFHRASILFANEKYKAALQELDELKQIVPKESLVYFLIGKVYKKLGQTHLALMNFSWAMDLDPKGANNQIKEAIDKRYLPDDEEPVIPDDFPYYSTEVEESQESSMTDADDTQLHTTESDEVL; from the exons GCTGCTGTCTGGCATGCGTTAAATCACTATGCCTACAGAGACGCCGTGTTCCTAGCCGAGAGGCTTTATGCTGAAG TGCATTCAGAAGAAGCACTCTTCCTTCTGGCTACGTGTTACTATCGCTCTGGAAAAGCTTACAAAGCCTATCATCTTCTCAAAGGCCACAGCTGCACCACACCACAGTGCAAATACCTCCTCGCCAAGTGCTGTGTGGAGCTCAGCAA GCTGGCTGAGGGTGAGCAGATCCTTACAGGAGGCGTTTTAAACAAACAGAAGAGCCAGGATGATATTGTCACAGAGTTTGGTGACTCCTCCTGTTTCACCTTAGCGCTGCTTGGCCAAATTTACTG CAAAACAGATCGCTTATCAAAAGGAGCAGAATGTTATCAAAAGAGTCTAACTGAAAATCCCTTTCTCTGGTCACCCTTTGAATCCCTTTGTCAGATTG GTGAACGACCAGATCCCGAGCAGGTCTTTAAACTGACGTCTCTGCAGAACTTCAGTTGGGGCAGCGGAGGAGGCACAAATTATTTCCCAATGAGCCCTGCTCACACTCCCAGCCACAACATAGCTCACAGACAGATCGACTCGGTCCTCATGGAGACGCCTCAGGACACACTG GAACTGAATCGTCTCAATCTGGAGTCGTCCAACTCAAAGTACTCGTCTTTAAACACGGACTCCTCCATGTCTTACATTGACTCATCGGTCATCTCGCCTGATTCTGCACCTCTGGGCACAGGCGGCTCTCTGCTGTCCAAGCAAGTACAGAACAAACCCAAAAGTGGACGATGTCTACTGGGAGGCACCGCCACAATGAGCCCAATCACACCCAG TTTTGGTATCTTACCTCTGGAACCAAGTCCGGGTGACCCTGTCTATCTGCAGAACTGCAGTCACAGTGGTACGGGGATGgtgccaccaccaccacctggCCCAACAAAGAAG ACTGTCAGTAGAATTAGTCAGGTGGGGACGAAATCAGTGTTTGCACAGAGTGGAAACAGTAGAGAGGTGATACCAAACCCATTTAATCAGAcacagaccactgcaccacagaCCAG TACTACACCTCAAGTATTGAGTCCTACCATCGCTGCTCCTCCCAACGTGCAGCCTCGGCGGAGTTCCAGACTTTTTACCAGTGCCAGCTCAACTGCCAAG GAAAACAGCAAGAAGTTAAAAATGAAGTTTCCCACCAAGATCCCCAACAGAAAGACCAAGACGAAAACGGGGAAGGGTGGAATCACTCCGTCCAGTCTCAATGAGAGCATTGAAATCCTCAAGCTGGACTCATCTATATCTGAGGGAAGGGGCAATATCAGCTCACCCCAGTTTCAGGCCTTCACAATGCAGAAAGCTGCAGCAG ACGGCTTGATGTCGTTAATGCGAGACATTGGGCGGGGCTACTTGGCACTGTGTTCGTATAACTGCAGAGAGGCCATCAACATCCTCAGCCAGCTTCCTGCACATCATTACAACACTGGGTGGGTGCTGGGACAGATCGGACGGGCGCACTTCGAACTGGCAGAGTACATGCAG GCCGAGAGAATCTTCTCAGAAGTGCGGCGCATCGAAAGCTACCGGGTAGAAGGCATGGAAATCTATTCCACCACACTCTGGCACCTACAGAAAGACGTAGCACTGTCTGCACTCTCCAAAGACCTCACAGATATGGACAAAAACTCACCAGAG CCCTGGTGTGTAGCAGGGAACTGTTTCAGTCTGCAACGAGAGCACGACATTGCTATCAAGTTCTTCACGCGGGCCATCCAGGTGGACCCGAGCTTCGCCTATGCCTACACGCTGCTGGGCCATGAATTGGTGCTCACGGAGGAGCTGGAGAAAGCACTGGGCTGCTTCCGCAATGCTATCCGTCTCAACAAACGCCACTACAATGCTTG GTATGGGTTGGGAATGATCTACTACAAGCAGGAGAAGTTCAACCTGGCTGAAATTCATTTTAAGAAGGCTTTGAGTATTAATCCCCAGAGCTCTGTACTCCTCTGTCACATCGGTGTG GTTCAGCACGCATTAAAGAAATCTGACCATGCATTAGAGACGCTAAACAGAGCGATTAGCATCGACCCCAAGAACCCACTATGCAAATTTCATAGGGCTTCTATACTCTTTGCTAATGAAAAGTACAAG GCAGCTCTACAGGAGCTCGACGAGCTGAAACAGATCGTGCCCAAAGAGTCTcttgtttactttttaatagGAAAG GTCTATAAAAAGCTCGGTCAGACTCACTTAGCCCTGATGAACTTCTCTTGGGCCATGGACCTAGACCCCAAAGGGGCCAACAATCAGATCAAAGAGGCCATAGACAAGCGTTACCTCCCTGACGATGAGGAGCCGGTCATCCCCGATGACTTCCCCTACTACTCTA